The Acidobacteriota bacterium sequence TCGTCGTGCTCGGCAAGCCACTCGGCAATGGCTACCCGATGGGGGCGGTCGTCACGACGCGCGAGATCGCCGACGCGTTCGACAACGGCATGGAGTTCTTCAGCACGTTCGGCGGCAGCAGCGCGGCCTGTGCCGCGGGGCTCGCCACGCTGAGGACGGTGCTGCGCGAGGGCCTGATGGCCAACGCCCGCGAGGTGGGTGGCCGGCTGCTCGACTCGCTCCGCGCCCTCCAGGGGCGACATGCGGTCATCGGCGACGTCCGGGGCGCCGGGCTCTTTCTCGGCATCGAGCTGGTCGTGGACCGCGACACGCGTCAGCCTGCTGCCGAGCAAGCCGACTTCGTCGTCAACCGTCTTCGCGAGCTCGGCATCCTCACGGGCACCGATGGCCCGTTCCACAACGTCGTCAAGGTGCGTGGCCCGATGTGCGTCACGGGCGAGGACGCGGACCTCCTCGTGACGGCGCTCGACCGCGCGTGCGACGAACTGGCGCACTGACACGTCGGCAGGAGCTGGCGGCGCGTCGCGCCCGCGCGCGTCAGGGTCCGTCCGGACGTCCATCGGCCGCTGCGCGGCGGGTTTCGCCGATCCGGTACAACCGCGTCGCCGTGCGCAGGAACAGCGCATCGCTCGAGAGCGCCGGCGTGGCGAAGCTCAGCTCGTCGAGGCGGTTTCGCGCGAGCTCGACGTACCTGTCACCCGCCTCGATCACGAACGTGTCGCCCTCCTCGCTGAGCAGATACACCTTGCCGTCGGACGCCCACGGCGACGCCGAGAAGGTGTTGCCCGGGCCTCCGGCCCTCGCCTGATAGATCTGCCCACCCGTCGCCGCGTCGAACACGGTCAGGATCCCGTTGTCGTTGACGACGTACATGCGGCCCCTGTAGACGAGCGGCGAAGAGGTGTAGGCCGAGGCGCGCGGGTGCGCCCAGGCCACCCACTCGCTCCGTTCTTCGCCCTTCGGCAGCGTGATGTCACCGCGCGCCCCGGGGCGGATGGCGAAGACCGGCCGGTTCGACTCGCCTTGCGACCCGGTGGCGAGGTAGAGCAGGCCCTCGGCCGCAACGGGTGTGGGGGTGGACTGCCCGGTCAGGCCGTGCAGCCGCCAGATCTCCGAGCCGTCGGCCGGGCTGTAGCCGATGGCGTACTGCTGCCCGATCACGACGAGCTCCGTGCCCTTGTCGTGGGTCCAGATGAACGGCGTGGACCAGCCCGAGGCCCGCTGCTTGACGCGCGCCAGGTTTCGCTCGACGAGCCAGAGGGTCTCGCCCGACTTCGCGTCGACGGCGGCCACGAACGACTGCCCGTCGTTGTCGTGGACGACGAACACCTTGCCGTCGTGGACGACCGGAGACGAGGCCGTGCCGAAGTCGAGGTACATGGGCTGCGGGTCGAACCGCCTGGCCCACACGGGTGTCCCGTCGAGGGTGTAGGCGAACAGGCCGACATTGCCGAAGTAGGCGTACACGCGCGCGCCGTCGGTGGCCGGCGTTTCGGACGCGTAGGTGTTCTTCCGGTGTCGGCCGCCGAAGGGCGTGCCCTTGTGGGCTTCGCGTTCCCAGCGAATCCGGCCCGTGGCGACGTCGATGCCGTACACCATGTAGCGGATCTCGCCGGTGTCACCCGTTCGCTCGATGTCGCGCTGGCGAACGGCTTCGAGCACCTCTTCTGGTGACAGGCCCTTCGCCGTGAGTTCGGCCACGTAGTCGTTGCCGAAGATGCCGGGCGACGGCGCCTTGTACGGACCCGGGCTGATGGCCGACGTGACGAACACCTGGTCTTTCCACACGATGGGCGACGACCAGCCGCGTCCCGGCACCTCGACCGACCAGGCCAGACCTTCCGAGGCCGACCAGGTCAGCGGCAGGCGCACGCCGTCGGCGACGCCGGCCCCTCCGGGTCCGCGGAACTGAGGCCAGTCCCCCGGGCCGCGACGGGCTTCGGCCGGGCCGAACCAGAAAGATACGGCCGCGACGACGGCGGCGGCCACCACCGGGCAGGAGCGCTTCACTCGCATGTTGTGAGGACGGTACCACACCTGCCGGCCCTCGTGTCGACGAGGGCGCGTTCGAACGGTGGAACGACGGGTCGACTCCGCCTTGACACGGGGTGGGCACCGGTCAATAGTCACGTGCGGGTCGTGGCCTCGTCGGGCGACCGGTTCGGGCTCGGCCGGATGCCGTACCATGGGGGGCGCACTGGGCGAAGGAAACGTCTGGCCGAACGCGTTGTTCGTGGCGACGAGCTGGACCGGCGAGGACGCGATACGGGCGGCGGACCAAGGGCTGCGGCCGCGAATCGACTACGTCGAGTTGGCCCGCGCCTTCGGCTCGAGCTTCGTGCACTACAACGACCTTCGCTTCAAGGAGCGGTGGGCGCCGAGATCGGAGCGAACGCGGCTGCGTCGCCTGTGGTTCGAGTGGCATCTCGCGCGTCTCGCCCGCCGGCGCGCGGCCGAGAACGGCACGGACGTTCTCGTGGCCCTCTCGGAGGGGGTCGGGGCGTGGCTGGGAGGGCGCGACGCACGCTGGCGGACGGTGACCGTCCTGCACCACCCGCTTTCGCCACGCCGGCGCCCTTTCTATCGACTGACCCGCTTCGCCCAGCGCACCGAGCGCCTCGTGTTCATCTCGACCGCAGAACGCGACGAGTTCGCCACCCGCTTCCCGTTGCCCGCGGAGAAGTCGGCCGTGATTCTCGGCAACATCGACACCGACTTCTATCGCCCGCGAGACGAAGGCGCCATCGCCGCGGCCCGGCCTTTCATCTTCGGGTTCGGCATGTCGAAGCGCGATTACGCGACGCTGGTGGCCGCGATGCGCCTGCTGCCCTCGATCGACTGCGTCATCGCCGCGGCAACCCTGTTCGATGACGCCCCCGTCGATTTCGGGCCGCCGCCGCTTCCCCGCAACGTCAAGATCTTCACGCGGTTCGACCTCAGGATGGTGCACCGCCTGATCTCCCAGTGCCGGTTCGTCGTGATTCCCCTCGAACCGAAGCTGACGCAGTGGGCGGCCGGGTGCACCGCGGCCATGGTGACGCAGGCCCTCGGTGCGCCCCTGATCATCACGCGCACGCCTGCCATCGTCGAGTACCTCCCGGCGTCCAACCACGACCTGCTGTGCCCCCCCGACGACGCCGGGCGTCTCGCCGAGCTCATCGAGGCCCTGTGGAGCCGACCCGGGACGCATGCCGACCGGGGAACCGAAGGGCGCCGCCACGTCGAGCTGCA is a genomic window containing:
- a CDS encoding PQQ-binding-like beta-propeller repeat protein, which translates into the protein MKRSCPVVAAAVVAAVSFWFGPAEARRGPGDWPQFRGPGGAGVADGVRLPLTWSASEGLAWSVEVPGRGWSSPIVWKDQVFVTSAISPGPYKAPSPGIFGNDYVAELTAKGLSPEEVLEAVRQRDIERTGDTGEIRYMVYGIDVATGRIRWEREAHKGTPFGGRHRKNTYASETPATDGARVYAYFGNVGLFAYTLDGTPVWARRFDPQPMYLDFGTASSPVVHDGKVFVVHDNDGQSFVAAVDAKSGETLWLVERNLARVKQRASGWSTPFIWTHDKGTELVVIGQQYAIGYSPADGSEIWRLHGLTGQSTPTPVAAEGLLYLATGSQGESNRPVFAIRPGARGDITLPKGEERSEWVAWAHPRASAYTSSPLVYRGRMYVVNDNGILTVFDAATGGQIYQARAGGPGNTFSASPWASDGKVYLLSEEGDTFVIEAGDRYVELARNRLDELSFATPALSSDALFLRTATRLYRIGETRRAAADGRPDGP
- a CDS encoding glycosyltransferase gives rise to the protein MGGALGEGNVWPNALFVATSWTGEDAIRAADQGLRPRIDYVELARAFGSSFVHYNDLRFKERWAPRSERTRLRRLWFEWHLARLARRRAAENGTDVLVALSEGVGAWLGGRDARWRTVTVLHHPLSPRRRPFYRLTRFAQRTERLVFISTAERDEFATRFPLPAEKSAVILGNIDTDFYRPRDEGAIAAARPFIFGFGMSKRDYATLVAAMRLLPSIDCVIAAATLFDDAPVDFGPPPLPRNVKIFTRFDLRMVHRLISQCRFVVIPLEPKLTQWAAGCTAAMVTQALGAPLIITRTPAIVEYLPASNHDLLCPPDDAGRLAELIEALWSRPGTHADRGTEGRRHVELHHAVRDYPARMRDVLP